GTACAAGGGGTCTGCGTATAGGTGCTTCGTAATGCGATGCCATATTAGCGTATTCTAATTTTTATTGGTTATGCCTCGTTGGTATTTCTCACTTTAACATGATAGAACACATTGGGTTGTGTCCCCACATGTTCCAATAAGTGATACATTCTGTCATCCTTCTTCAACTTGGCCACTTTGCTTTCTTTGTCATTCACGTCCCCAAAAACAATGGCCCCACTGCTACAGGCAGAGGAACATGCCGTTTGGAACTCTCCATCCTTAACCTCCCGGCCTTCTTTCTTGGCATCCAAAATGGTCTTTTGGGTCATCTGGATACACCAAGAGCATTTCTCCATAACACCCCTGGAACGTACATTGACGTCCGGATTCAACACCATTTTGCCCAAGTCGTTGTTCATATAGAAATCAAACTCGTCATTATTGTTGTATAAGAACCAGTTGAAACGTCTTACTTTATAAGGACAGTTGTTGGCACAATAGCGTGTTCCCACACAACGGTTATATGCCATATGGTTGTGTCCCTGTTTACTGTGGGCAGTAGCCGCTACCGGACAAACGGTCTCGCAAGGTGCATGATTACAATGCTGACACATTACGGGCTGGAAGGCCACCTGAGGGTTGGCTGCAGGATTTTCGAGGGCCAACATCGTGTTTTTATACCCCTCCGCTGCAGTATCCTTCTCCTCTACGTCATTTTCAAAAGTATCTTCCGAAGAGTAATACCTATCAATACGCAACCAATGCATATCACGCGAAAGACGCATTTCCTTTTTTCCAACTACAGGCACATTGTTTTCCGCATGACAGGCAATGACACACGCTCCACATCCGGTACATGCATTTAAATCGATCGACATGTTAAAGTGGTGTCCTATAGATCGATCAAAACTCTCCCATAAATCCACGGTAGTTGCAGGCACTTCCTGATGGTCCAGGGAAACCTGCGGAACGGGATTCCAAACATGGGGTTCCTCAGTGTTGAATTCCTTTAAAGTCGTTTCTTTGATGATATCCCCACGGCCCATCAACGTATTGTGCAATTGGATACAGGCAAATTCATGTACCCCACTTGCCTTTGAGATGGAAACGGATTGAACATCATTAAAATTCCTGTACAATGGAAAAGCGTTGACACCAGTTTGCATTTCCTCTTGCATCCCGGCCATTCTTCCGTAACCGAAGGACAGACCTGCTGTTCCCTTGGCCTGACCCGGCTGAATGATTACGGGAATATTTTCCAATGTAGTACCATCCACGGTTACGTTTGCATAGCTTCCATCGAGACCACCATTGGCAACATTATAATTTTCCAATCCAAGTTCCTCCGCATCAGCTTTGGAAATGGTGATATAGTTATCCCAGGTAACACGGGTAATTGGATCGGGGAACTCTTGCAACCAAGGATTATTGGCTTGTTTCCCGTCACCCATACCCACTTTGGAATATAGTGTCAGTTCCATACTGGAATCGGCTGTACTCGTCAATGAACGTAATGCGGAGGACAATGAGGAAATCATGGTTTCCTCTCCGGTTGCCTCTTCATTGGGTTCAACGGCGCTTTCATCGGCACCATCACTCATGGCAACCGTAAAAACACCATCTTGAAGGGCTTTATTCCACCCAAAACCATTTAGGTAGGAATTTGTCCAGTTCTCTTTCACATATTCACGATAAGACATTTCGCCGCCCATCCAATTCAATAGACAGGTTTGAAATTGTCTTGTATCAAACAATTCCCGGATTACCGGTTGCATGAGGCTCAAATGACCTTTTTTCAACTCGGCATCCCCCCACGATTCCAAATAGTGTGAAGCGGCAGCCACATGGGATACGGACTGGGCCGTTTCATCATTGTTCAAGGCA
The sequence above is a segment of the Muricauda sp. SCSIO 64092 genome. Coding sequences within it:
- a CDS encoding TAT-variant-translocated molybdopterin oxidoreductase encodes the protein MASNKKYWKSEAELNSTDSIVETLKQNEFVEHIPVDDFLGDKENLEESSTTRRDFLKYVGFSTAAATMAACEGPVHKSVPYVIQPENIVPGVANYYATTIADGFDFASILVKTREGRPILIKNNDRASVLGGANARVNASVLSLYDKKRVQGPMANGEFMEWDVLDATVKAKLAGLQNSGKQVALLTQTYASPSTSKLVSEFSEAFGNVNHVTYDAISEDAALNAFEAMYGERALVDYDFSKAELIVSFAADFLGDWQGGGYDSGYAKGRVPHNGKMSRHVQIESNMSLSGANADARLPMKPSEIRTGLAKLYGKLNGSTVGGGNSDIDATVDAIASEIRKAGSKAVVVCGLNDINAQMVTLAINKLLQSEAFDTEKPRYIRAGNTAEVDKLIADMNAGRIGALIIDGVNPVYSLPNAADFVEGLGKVDLSVYFALNNDETAQSVSHVAAASHYLESWGDAELKKGHLSLMQPVIRELFDTRQFQTCLLNWMGGEMSYREYVKENWTNSYLNGFGWNKALQDGVFTVAMSDGADESAVEPNEEATGEETMISSLSSALRSLTSTADSSMELTLYSKVGMGDGKQANNPWLQEFPDPITRVTWDNYITISKADAEELGLENYNVANGGLDGSYANVTVDGTTLENIPVIIQPGQAKGTAGLSFGYGRMAGMQEEMQTGVNAFPLYRNFNDVQSVSISKASGVHEFACIQLHNTLMGRGDIIKETTLKEFNTEEPHVWNPVPQVSLDHQEVPATTVDLWESFDRSIGHHFNMSIDLNACTGCGACVIACHAENNVPVVGKKEMRLSRDMHWLRIDRYYSSEDTFENDVEEKDTAAEGYKNTMLALENPAANPQVAFQPVMCQHCNHAPCETVCPVAATAHSKQGHNHMAYNRCVGTRYCANNCPYKVRRFNWFLYNNNDEFDFYMNNDLGKMVLNPDVNVRSRGVMEKCSWCIQMTQKTILDAKKEGREVKDGEFQTACSSACSSGAIVFGDVNDKESKVAKLKKDDRMYHLLEHVGTQPNVFYHVKVRNTNEA